The following are from one region of the Rosistilla carotiformis genome:
- a CDS encoding M20/M25/M40 family metallo-hydrolase, producing the protein MPTSIPLDTQQAVDRVIRLMAIPGISGHETAVSEAIIAELTDAGAAIAQFSYDDANTRTRLAGAVGNLIFHLPGKPELPTRLLTAHMDTVPICEGAQPARQGNQVVSTDPTTGLGADDRAGCAAILTAALEAIQLQGEHPPLVFAWLIQEEVGLQGARHLDIGKIGHVDLAFNFDGGTVDKLTIGATGGERMEIKILGRPSHAGVAPEQGISAIAIASLAIARLHNDGWHGRVEKPEGRGTSNVGVMQGGQATNVVTPEVNVRVEARSHDSAMRTRIVDEIRSAFEWAATQVTAADGTVGQIEFHSHLEYDSFRIDDKSPSVRMAAAAVEQLGRKPYTELAGGGLDANWLYKHGIPAVTLGCGQKNIHTANETLEIDDYLDACRVAIALACGTTSGV; encoded by the coding sequence ATGCCGACATCGATTCCATTGGACACCCAACAAGCCGTCGACCGCGTGATCCGATTGATGGCAATCCCTGGCATCAGCGGCCACGAGACCGCGGTCTCTGAAGCGATCATCGCCGAACTGACCGACGCCGGCGCCGCGATCGCTCAGTTCAGCTACGACGATGCCAACACGCGAACTCGATTGGCCGGTGCCGTCGGCAACCTGATCTTTCATCTGCCTGGCAAGCCGGAACTGCCGACACGCCTACTGACCGCACACATGGACACCGTGCCGATCTGCGAAGGAGCTCAACCGGCACGGCAAGGCAACCAAGTCGTCTCGACCGACCCGACGACCGGACTGGGGGCCGACGATCGCGCCGGCTGCGCGGCGATCCTGACCGCCGCACTCGAAGCGATTCAATTGCAAGGCGAACATCCGCCCCTGGTCTTCGCGTGGTTGATTCAAGAAGAAGTTGGCCTGCAGGGCGCACGGCATCTCGACATTGGCAAGATCGGCCACGTCGACCTCGCTTTCAACTTTGATGGCGGCACCGTCGACAAACTAACCATCGGCGCGACCGGCGGCGAGCGGATGGAGATCAAGATCCTCGGCCGGCCCAGTCACGCGGGCGTCGCTCCCGAACAAGGGATCAGCGCGATCGCCATCGCAAGCCTCGCGATCGCTCGCCTGCACAACGACGGCTGGCACGGCCGCGTCGAGAAACCCGAGGGACGCGGCACCAGCAACGTCGGCGTGATGCAAGGCGGCCAGGCGACAAACGTCGTCACTCCGGAAGTCAATGTGCGCGTCGAAGCCCGCAGCCACGATTCGGCGATGCGAACGCGGATCGTCGACGAAATTCGATCGGCCTTTGAATGGGCGGCCACGCAGGTCACCGCCGCCGATGGCACTGTCGGCCAGATCGAATTCCATTCCCACCTGGAATACGACTCGTTCCGCATCGACGACAAGTCCCCAAGCGTCCGGATGGCTGCGGCAGCCGTCGAACAACTGGGCCGCAAACCCTACACCGAACTGGCCGGTGGCGGACTCGATGCCAACTGGCTCTACAAACACGGCATCCCGGCGGTCACGCTGGGCTGTGGCCAAAAGAACATCCACACCGCAAACGAAACGTTGGAAATCGACGACTATTTGGACGCCTGCCGCGTCGCGATCGCTTTGGCCTGCGGCACGACGAGTGGCGTGTAG
- a CDS encoding (2Fe-2S)-binding protein has protein sequence MELDDELCLCFHVTKRKVVNHIRIHKPVKASQLSECFGAGTGCGWCRPFLQRLLEQSTQQIEHPDDGLPDTTSYASGRQQHRKNKGLT, from the coding sequence ATGGAACTCGACGACGAATTGTGCCTCTGCTTTCACGTCACGAAACGGAAAGTCGTCAACCACATCCGGATCCACAAACCGGTCAAAGCGAGCCAGTTGAGCGAGTGTTTTGGCGCGGGGACCGGTTGCGGCTGGTGCCGTCCGTTCCTGCAGCGGTTACTGGAACAATCGACCCAACAGATCGAGCACCCCGACGACGGCCTCCCCGACACCACGTCTTACGCATCGGGGCGTCAACAGCATCGCAAGAACAAAGGACTCACTTGA
- a CDS encoding serine hydrolase domain-containing protein gives MIGQNLIRIGMLLVLASAVFAAPSQADDDVAASIQRLATPYIESKQAVGLSIGVLKGDQATTQHFGQNRTGGPAPDDNTIYEIASISKVFTGLLLADAVARKQLQLDQAAQELLPKGVAMPAGETRPIQLDDLATHRSGLPRLPNNMPSLQTDNPYADYTTALAYEFLSSHDLRREPDAAHEYSNLGFALLGSVVADRAQLSYDQLLQQRIAEPLQMTDTRVEMTASMRKRLATPHTADGTVTANWDFADMPGAGGIRSSLADMMRFAAANLNPESSKLGPAIEIAWRVHRKGVGQEPAMGLGWHIAGDGSTRWHNGQTGGYHSMLMIHRQAGIAVVVLSNTASKKIDTLAVELLQAMAQH, from the coding sequence ATGATCGGTCAAAACCTGATTCGCATTGGGATGTTGTTGGTCTTGGCGTCAGCCGTCTTTGCGGCTCCGTCGCAAGCCGACGACGATGTCGCCGCGAGCATTCAGCGACTGGCCACGCCATACATCGAATCCAAACAAGCCGTTGGGCTTTCGATTGGCGTCTTGAAAGGCGACCAGGCGACGACGCAGCACTTTGGGCAAAATCGAACCGGCGGCCCTGCGCCCGATGACAACACGATCTACGAGATCGCATCGATCTCCAAAGTCTTCACCGGCTTGCTGTTAGCCGATGCCGTCGCTCGCAAGCAGTTGCAACTCGACCAAGCCGCACAAGAACTGTTGCCCAAGGGGGTTGCGATGCCCGCGGGCGAAACACGGCCGATTCAATTGGACGATCTCGCCACGCACCGCTCGGGGCTGCCACGATTACCTAACAACATGCCCAGCCTGCAGACCGACAACCCCTACGCCGACTACACGACAGCGTTGGCTTACGAATTTTTGAGCTCCCACGATCTGCGACGCGAACCCGACGCGGCGCACGAATACTCCAACCTCGGCTTTGCCCTGCTGGGAAGTGTTGTCGCCGATCGAGCCCAGCTCTCCTACGACCAACTGTTGCAGCAACGGATCGCCGAGCCGTTACAGATGACGGACACGCGAGTGGAAATGACGGCTTCGATGCGCAAGCGTCTGGCAACACCCCACACCGCCGACGGCACCGTGACCGCCAACTGGGACTTTGCCGACATGCCCGGAGCAGGCGGAATCCGCAGCAGTCTTGCCGACATGATGCGATTTGCAGCGGCAAACCTGAATCCTGAATCGAGCAAGCTCGGGCCGGCGATCGAAATCGCATGGCGCGTCCACCGCAAGGGCGTAGGCCAAGAACCGGCGATGGGACTCGGCTGGCACATCGCTGGGGACGGTTCAACACGTTGGCACAACGGCCAGACCGGTGGCTACCACAGCATGCTGATGATCCACCGGCAAGCCGGCATCGCGGTCGTCGTCTTATCGAACACCGCCAGCAAAAAGATCGACACGTTGGCCGTAGAATTGCTGCAAGCAATGGCTCAACATTAA
- the infC gene encoding translation initiation factor IF-3: MQPQVERDSTRINTQIRISPIRVVGPEGDQLGVISTEDALTRARDAGLDLVEVAPNERPPVCRIMDYGKYKYDKNKKKNSHTSHQTKTKEIRLRPKTGQNDIDTKIRQAEKFLGHKDKVQVSVLFRGRENAHIDEGEKVMELVLEQLAEVGKVESAPQRNGRRIICMLAPR, from the coding sequence ATGCAACCGCAGGTCGAGCGTGATTCGACCCGGATCAATACCCAAATTCGTATTTCTCCAATTCGCGTTGTCGGTCCTGAAGGGGACCAGTTGGGCGTCATTTCTACTGAAGATGCGCTAACGCGAGCGCGAGACGCCGGTCTCGATTTGGTTGAGGTCGCTCCCAACGAACGGCCGCCGGTTTGCCGAATCATGGATTACGGCAAATACAAATACGACAAGAACAAAAAGAAAAACTCACACACTTCGCACCAGACGAAGACCAAAGAGATTCGTCTGCGGCCAAAAACCGGCCAAAACGACATCGACACCAAGATTCGTCAGGCCGAAAAATTCTTGGGGCATAAAGATAAGGTCCAAGTCTCGGTCCTCTTCCGTGGTCGTGAAAACGCTCACATCGATGAGGGCGAAAAGGTGATGGAGCTGGTTCTGGAGCAGTTGGCTGAAGTCGGCAAGGTCGAATCCGCTCCCCAGCGTAACGGTCGCCGTATTATCTGCATGCTGGCTCCCCGCTAA
- a CDS encoding dienelactone hydrolase family protein codes for MRYVFVVLFASLISLHSATAEVQTKTVQYTDGDVTLEGFVAWDPEKAEANAPGVLVVHQWMGLTDYEKGRCKQLAELGYVAFAADIYGKGIRPDNRQDAAKQAGIYKNDRDLYRRRLNLGLDQLLKIESVSADKVAAIGYCFGGTGALELARSGAKIGGVVSFHGGLDSPTPADGKNIGAKLLICHGADDPFVPAADIEAFKAELNAADVDWQMVYYSGAVHSFTQPMAGNDNSAGAAYNPRADKRSWNAMRVFFTELFAGK; via the coding sequence ATGCGATACGTGTTTGTCGTTCTGTTCGCCTCCCTGATCAGCTTGCACTCGGCGACTGCTGAAGTCCAAACCAAGACCGTCCAGTACACCGATGGCGATGTTACGCTGGAAGGTTTTGTCGCTTGGGATCCCGAAAAAGCGGAGGCAAATGCTCCCGGCGTGCTGGTCGTGCATCAGTGGATGGGGCTGACCGATTACGAAAAGGGACGCTGCAAACAATTGGCCGAACTGGGCTACGTCGCGTTCGCGGCAGATATCTACGGCAAAGGGATCCGTCCCGACAACCGGCAGGACGCCGCAAAGCAGGCGGGGATCTACAAAAATGACCGCGATCTGTATCGCCGCCGCTTGAACCTGGGGCTCGATCAACTGCTGAAAATCGAGAGCGTTTCGGCCGACAAAGTCGCCGCGATCGGGTACTGCTTCGGCGGCACCGGCGCTTTGGAACTGGCTCGCAGCGGCGCAAAGATCGGTGGCGTCGTCAGCTTCCACGGCGGGTTGGATTCCCCGACGCCAGCGGACGGAAAAAACATCGGAGCCAAATTGCTGATCTGCCACGGAGCGGACGATCCGTTTGTTCCGGCTGCCGATATCGAAGCCTTTAAAGCGGAATTAAACGCCGCCGACGTCGATTGGCAGATGGTTTATTACTCCGGCGCCGTCCATTCGTTCACTCAGCCCATGGCGGGCAACGACAATTCGGCCGGTGCGGCTTACAATCCGCGCGCCGACAAACGATCATGGAATGCAATGCGAGTCTTCTTCACGGAACTATTCGCCGGCAAATAG
- a CDS encoding neutral/alkaline non-lysosomal ceramidase N-terminal domain-containing protein, giving the protein MPLPTKLLRVAAFLILVTTTCVADDLRVGVADVDITPLESYPMAGYFHERLSTGQRDPLRAKAIVMRDGDTACAVAFCDMVGVARDLYEEVRGQAAKATGIDPSQIVVSATHSHTAPDYFAELYRVQQQPDSEAAKKSYAKHLSNQIVAAIVQANAAAVPVSIACGQTNQETPVAFNRRFVMRDGSVATWQNYRNPKVVRAAGPIDPEIGLLMFRSAADDQPLGVMSNFALHLDTVGGTQWSADFPFYIEQALRKQLGEQTISLFGTGTCGDINHSNPNQKERNKCDMIGGSLATTIVDALPTLTKIESPRLQVSHAVVQLPLQEVSPQEIERARQLVPAAEAGEKIAMLDLVAAYKALQLDQLRHPNPVSDVTPRRQLHSLRGVGASLPVDVTTIALGDQAAIVFLPGEVFVDIGLAIKRGSPYPTTLVVELSNCIETMYIPTRGAYAGGGYEVINSSVAAGSGEMLIESALTQLRQLATPAQ; this is encoded by the coding sequence ATGCCTCTGCCTACCAAGTTGCTCCGCGTTGCAGCGTTTCTGATTCTTGTCACCACAACCTGCGTCGCGGACGATCTGCGGGTCGGAGTGGCCGACGTCGATATCACGCCATTGGAGTCGTATCCGATGGCGGGATATTTTCACGAGCGGTTGTCGACCGGCCAGCGGGATCCGTTGCGAGCCAAGGCGATCGTGATGCGTGACGGCGATACCGCTTGTGCTGTCGCGTTCTGCGACATGGTCGGCGTCGCACGCGACCTGTACGAAGAGGTCCGCGGTCAGGCGGCTAAAGCGACGGGGATCGATCCGAGCCAGATCGTTGTTTCGGCAACCCATTCGCACACCGCGCCCGACTACTTTGCCGAACTGTATCGGGTTCAACAGCAGCCCGATTCCGAAGCTGCCAAAAAGAGCTATGCAAAACACTTGAGCAACCAGATCGTCGCGGCGATCGTGCAGGCCAACGCCGCCGCAGTTCCGGTCAGCATCGCCTGTGGGCAAACCAATCAGGAGACTCCCGTCGCGTTCAATCGACGGTTTGTGATGCGCGACGGCAGCGTCGCCACATGGCAGAACTACCGCAATCCCAAAGTGGTCCGCGCTGCCGGTCCGATCGATCCGGAGATCGGGTTGCTGATGTTTCGCTCGGCCGCCGACGATCAACCGCTGGGCGTCATGAGCAACTTTGCGTTGCACTTGGATACTGTCGGCGGAACCCAGTGGAGTGCCGATTTCCCGTTTTACATCGAACAAGCGCTACGCAAGCAATTGGGCGAACAAACCATCTCGCTGTTTGGAACGGGAACCTGCGGCGACATCAATCACTCCAACCCCAACCAAAAGGAACGGAACAAGTGCGATATGATCGGCGGTTCGCTGGCGACAACGATCGTCGACGCCTTGCCGACACTCACCAAAATCGAATCGCCGCGTCTGCAGGTTTCGCATGCCGTGGTCCAGCTGCCGCTACAAGAGGTTTCGCCACAAGAAATCGAACGAGCCCGGCAATTGGTCCCCGCCGCTGAAGCGGGTGAAAAGATCGCGATGTTGGATCTCGTCGCCGCTTACAAAGCGTTGCAGTTGGATCAACTGCGGCACCCGAACCCCGTCTCCGATGTCACGCCTCGCCGCCAGCTACACAGCCTACGTGGTGTCGGCGCGTCGCTGCCGGTCGATGTGACCACAATCGCGTTGGGAGATCAAGCGGCGATCGTCTTTTTGCCCGGCGAGGTCTTCGTCGATATCGGTCTGGCGATCAAACGTGGCTCGCCTTACCCAACGACGCTGGTCGTCGAGCTGTCCAATTGTATCGAAACGATGTACATCCCCACGCGCGGCGCTTACGCGGGGGGCGGATACGAAGTCATCAACTCTTCGGTCGCCGCGGGCAGCGGAGAGATGTTGATCGAATCGGCACTGACCCAGTTGCGACAATTGGCGACGCCAGCCCAATAG
- a CDS encoding ThuA domain-containing protein, protein MLRTLFLLLLASIPLSAGAAEKLKALIVDGQNNHGAWPKTTVMMKRYLEETERFTVDVQRTQYTWNGGKLLDEYPLNDGRKYQSLSKPKSDPDFKPTFSDYDVVVNNFGHSAAAWPKETQVALDKFVHSGGGLVVVHAADNAFSEWPQYNQMIGLGGWGGRNEKSGPYVFIDADGKTVRDTSPGRGGNHGPQHEYQIVVRNPDHPITRGLPRSWMHTKDELYQQLRGPADKMTILATAFAAEDFKGTGRHEPMMMTIDYGKGRVYHTPMGHADYSMECVGFITTLIRGTEWAATGDVTLTEVPKDFPSFDKASKRSFE, encoded by the coding sequence ATGTTGCGTACCCTTTTCCTGCTGCTGTTGGCATCGATACCTCTGTCGGCCGGAGCGGCCGAAAAACTGAAGGCCCTGATCGTCGATGGTCAAAACAACCACGGGGCTTGGCCCAAGACAACGGTCATGATGAAGCGGTATCTCGAAGAGACCGAACGTTTCACCGTCGACGTGCAACGGACCCAATACACCTGGAACGGCGGCAAACTGTTGGACGAATATCCGTTGAACGACGGACGCAAGTACCAAAGCCTCAGCAAGCCGAAGTCCGACCCCGACTTCAAGCCAACCTTTTCCGATTACGACGTCGTGGTCAACAACTTCGGCCACAGCGCTGCGGCTTGGCCCAAGGAGACGCAGGTGGCGTTGGACAAATTTGTCCATTCCGGCGGCGGGCTGGTTGTGGTGCATGCGGCGGACAACGCGTTCTCCGAGTGGCCACAGTACAACCAGATGATTGGGCTGGGCGGCTGGGGCGGCCGCAACGAGAAATCGGGGCCTTACGTGTTTATCGACGCCGATGGCAAAACCGTTCGCGATACGTCGCCTGGGCGAGGTGGAAATCACGGCCCGCAGCACGAATACCAGATCGTCGTCCGCAATCCGGACCATCCGATCACCCGCGGCTTGCCCCGTTCGTGGATGCACACCAAAGATGAACTGTATCAACAATTGCGTGGCCCAGCCGACAAGATGACGATCCTGGCAACCGCCTTTGCCGCGGAAGACTTCAAAGGGACCGGACGCCACGAACCGATGATGATGACGATCGATTACGGCAAGGGACGCGTCTACCACACGCCGATGGGACACGCCGATTATTCGATGGAATGCGTCGGGTTCATCACGACACTGATCCGCGGAACCGAATGGGCCGCGACCGGTGACGTCACCCTGACCGAAGTCCCCAAGGACTTCCCGAGCTTCGACAAGGCGAGCAAGCGGTCGTTCGAATGA
- a CDS encoding RsmE family RNA methyltransferase: MSQRYFVPDLIGHPSVALTDDEAHHAAGVMRVKPGATLTLFDGQNNEAQATVESVSRKRVECRIDEIGEVDRESPRMLLIAVALPKGDRARSVIEKAVELGAHGFVPIVCRRSVARPSDGQRKRLERYVIDASKQCGRNRLMQIAPAIAWSEFVTADTSALFDGTTIDPLADVQRIVADPTGVSADPSGQHPVLFAVGPEGGFDPEEIESALEAGWSTISLGPRILRVETAVGALLAIAQ; the protein is encoded by the coding sequence ATGAGTCAACGGTATTTTGTTCCCGATCTGATCGGCCACCCAAGCGTTGCCCTGACCGACGATGAAGCGCATCATGCCGCCGGCGTGATGCGGGTCAAGCCGGGGGCGACGCTGACCTTGTTCGACGGCCAGAACAACGAAGCCCAAGCGACCGTCGAATCGGTATCTCGCAAGCGCGTGGAATGCCGGATCGATGAGATCGGCGAGGTCGATCGCGAATCGCCCCGGATGCTGTTGATCGCTGTGGCGCTTCCCAAGGGGGATCGCGCTCGCAGCGTGATCGAAAAAGCTGTCGAGCTGGGAGCGCACGGCTTCGTGCCGATCGTCTGCCGCCGTTCGGTCGCTCGCCCCAGCGATGGCCAACGGAAACGGCTCGAACGTTACGTGATCGACGCCAGCAAACAGTGCGGGCGGAATCGATTGATGCAGATCGCCCCGGCGATCGCTTGGTCCGAGTTTGTCACCGCCGACACGAGCGCGTTGTTCGACGGTACGACGATCGATCCGCTGGCCGATGTGCAGCGGATCGTGGCCGACCCGACAGGCGTTTCAGCCGACCCGAGCGGCCAGCACCCGGTGTTGTTTGCCGTCGGTCCCGAAGGAGGCTTTGATCCCGAAGAGATCGAATCGGCGCTGGAGGCGGGATGGTCGACGATTTCGCTGGGGCCGCGGATCTTGCGAGTCGAAACGGCGGTCGGCGCCCTGCTGGCGATCGCTCAGTGA
- a CDS encoding TolC family protein: MQVIHKIIATLSIALPLGFAAAGDPVYPLAPVIGSDQSMQLWNRAAPVNGPAAARAALGRPAPTPPRHAATALGRPLPKIVQRVREPEAPQPSATITPAAVRLSMALNGPTPPEDETPSPSDRSPDSVLTQDIADAPQEAAPSQPVETEALPSEEVPATDSLEPPPLVDLPAIQLQPAENADASQQPLPDVPATSPDAVDEAPGVIHTQRLPKVEKPQPTRLPHIIGESQGAGPSLYDAFRLPNLDNQPHEPLQVAPLPPRSDPRLGSEITGIAIPDVPPMRRETIAPPRTDAVAEDLPRPATSPSQPLPQFEALLESVSKTPAADQPSTAPIEAIAPPRNASPPSEESSVVVDRVDPQPSLQRDGKWWDDEVRKPLLRFDRSQAMTLEDAYRAALRFSPELLSLTAEVDSRGYEVARLDAGFDWTVFVESIWAHDDDPVGDALAGAASRLEVNDYGTRFGGRQRNRLGGDLEIAHRTGFRDSNSSFFTPPDQANQRLSIDYTQPLLRGAGYQVNTSPVELSKFAHQVSVEDLQAGIEQQLQVVAVAYWNLVGVRGRFVQTRASWHRADKLLKIVEKRQQIDAGKDNMNRIRSAVASRYAATVSAEYDVVRAQEALLREIFGSNYAQQQGFEFVTTTLPPETGEASDVQQDVEVGLAYRPEVRRALKQIQSAAIENNVADNELLPVLNLVLSTYSASLRGDKNFGDAFRDQFVDSNPGFSGGLTFEVPVYNRAANARQRQTIANLKRFEADLQGVAADIALEVRDRWLATAQAATDLDLKGRALVSAHEDLNYVNARMRYLADGTSFTDLYLDNILRAQDRLQASENSLLQSQINYGVAQIDLGRATGTLRQSLMGPPNVASFNEPQLVH; encoded by the coding sequence ATGCAGGTTATTCATAAGATCATCGCGACGCTCTCGATCGCTCTGCCGCTGGGTTTTGCAGCGGCTGGCGATCCAGTTTATCCGTTGGCTCCGGTGATCGGTTCGGACCAGAGCATGCAGCTTTGGAATCGTGCCGCCCCCGTCAACGGGCCCGCTGCGGCACGAGCCGCTCTGGGACGTCCCGCCCCCACGCCGCCGCGCCACGCGGCAACCGCCCTTGGCAGACCGTTGCCCAAGATCGTTCAACGGGTTCGCGAACCGGAGGCGCCCCAACCGTCTGCCACCATCACTCCAGCAGCGGTCCGGCTATCGATGGCTCTCAATGGACCAACGCCTCCCGAAGACGAAACGCCTTCTCCCAGCGATCGGTCCCCCGATTCGGTGCTCACGCAAGACATCGCAGATGCACCGCAGGAAGCCGCTCCGTCGCAGCCTGTAGAAACCGAAGCATTGCCTTCGGAAGAAGTTCCCGCAACCGATTCGCTCGAACCGCCACCGCTTGTCGACCTGCCGGCGATCCAGCTGCAGCCAGCGGAAAACGCCGACGCTTCGCAGCAACCGCTGCCCGATGTGCCAGCAACCTCGCCCGACGCGGTCGACGAGGCTCCAGGCGTCATCCATACCCAGCGGCTTCCGAAGGTAGAGAAGCCACAGCCCACGCGACTGCCGCACATCATCGGTGAATCGCAAGGAGCGGGCCCAAGTCTCTACGACGCGTTCCGGCTGCCCAATTTGGACAACCAGCCTCACGAACCGTTGCAGGTCGCGCCGCTGCCCCCTCGCTCCGATCCGCGGCTCGGCAGCGAGATCACCGGAATCGCGATCCCCGACGTACCGCCAATGCGACGCGAGACGATCGCTCCCCCCCGGACCGATGCGGTTGCCGAAGATCTCCCTCGACCCGCAACGTCCCCATCGCAACCGTTGCCCCAGTTCGAAGCGCTTTTGGAAAGCGTCTCCAAGACACCGGCAGCGGACCAGCCGTCGACCGCTCCGATCGAAGCGATCGCTCCGCCGCGCAATGCGTCGCCACCATCGGAAGAATCCAGCGTCGTCGTCGATCGCGTGGATCCCCAGCCGTCGCTGCAACGCGATGGCAAGTGGTGGGATGATGAAGTTCGCAAACCACTGTTGCGGTTCGATCGCTCTCAAGCGATGACGCTGGAAGATGCGTACCGCGCGGCGCTGCGGTTCTCGCCCGAACTGCTGTCGTTGACGGCGGAGGTCGACAGTCGCGGTTACGAGGTCGCTCGGCTAGATGCCGGATTCGACTGGACGGTGTTTGTCGAATCGATCTGGGCTCACGATGACGACCCCGTAGGCGACGCGCTGGCCGGTGCCGCCAGCCGTTTGGAAGTCAACGATTACGGCACCCGCTTCGGCGGCCGTCAGCGAAATCGACTCGGCGGCGATCTCGAGATCGCGCATCGCACAGGTTTCCGCGACTCCAACTCCAGCTTTTTCACCCCGCCGGATCAAGCCAACCAACGCCTGTCGATCGATTACACCCAACCGTTGTTGCGCGGTGCTGGTTACCAAGTGAACACCAGTCCGGTCGAACTGTCGAAGTTCGCCCATCAGGTTTCCGTCGAAGATCTGCAGGCCGGGATCGAGCAGCAGTTGCAAGTGGTCGCCGTGGCGTATTGGAACCTGGTTGGCGTCCGCGGCCGGTTTGTCCAAACCCGTGCGTCGTGGCACCGCGCCGACAAGCTGTTGAAGATCGTCGAGAAGCGTCAGCAGATCGATGCCGGTAAGGACAACATGAACCGCATCCGCAGCGCTGTCGCATCGCGTTACGCGGCGACGGTGTCGGCGGAATACGATGTCGTTCGGGCTCAAGAAGCTTTGCTCCGCGAGATCTTTGGTTCCAACTACGCTCAACAGCAAGGCTTTGAATTCGTCACCACGACGCTGCCGCCCGAAACGGGTGAAGCGAGCGACGTGCAGCAGGATGTCGAAGTCGGGCTGGCCTATCGCCCCGAGGTGCGGCGGGCACTGAAGCAGATTCAATCGGCGGCGATCGAAAACAACGTCGCCGACAACGAATTGCTGCCTGTCCTGAACCTCGTGCTGTCGACCTATTCGGCATCGCTTCGCGGCGACAAGAATTTTGGCGACGCCTTCCGCGATCAGTTCGTCGATTCCAATCCAGGATTCAGCGGCGGGTTGACGTTTGAAGTCCCCGTTTACAACCGCGCCGCAAACGCGCGCCAACGCCAAACGATCGCCAATCTAAAACGCTTCGAAGCCGATCTGCAGGGCGTCGCGGCCGATATCGCTTTGGAGGTTCGCGACCGCTGGCTGGCGACAGCCCAGGCCGCCACCGATCTCGATCTCAAAGGCCGCGCCCTCGTCTCGGCGCACGAAGACCTCAACTACGTCAACGCTCGGATGCGGTACCTCGCCGACGGAACCAGCTTTACCGATCTCTATCTGGACAACATCCTCCGCGCTCAGGATCGCCTGCAAGCGTCGGAGAATTCGCTTCTGCAGTCGCAGATCAATTACGGCGTTGCCCAGATCGATCTCGGCCGCGCGACCGGAACGCTACGTCAATCGTTGATGGGACCGCCGAATGTTGCGTCGTTCAACGAACCGCAACTGGTTCACTGA